A genomic window from Clostridium aceticum includes:
- a CDS encoding IreB family regulatory phosphoprotein — MGEKFNLTMKFNLDKEKEKQVQEIIISVYEALEEKGYNPINQFIGYILSGDPTYITNHSNARSIIRKIERDELLEELLKTYLEKNRSE; from the coding sequence ATGGGAGAAAAGTTTAATCTAACAATGAAATTTAATTTAGATAAAGAGAAGGAAAAACAGGTTCAGGAAATTATTATAAGCGTATATGAAGCTTTAGAAGAAAAAGGGTATAATCCCATTAATCAGTTTATAGGCTATATTTTATCAGGAGATCCAACCTATATTACGAATCATAGTAATGCCCGTAGTATTATTAGAAAAATTGAGCGTGATGAGTTATTGGAGGAACTGCTAAAAACATATTTAGAAAAAAATAGGAGCGAATAA
- the alaS gene encoding alanine--tRNA ligase: protein MEKKGLNEIRQLFLDFFKSKDHLVRSSYPLVPQNDKSLLLINAGMAPLKPYFAGTEVPPNKRMATCQKCIRTGDIENVGHTARHATFFEMLGNFSFGDYFKEESILWGWEFVIQHLKMPEDKLWASVYLDDDEAYEIWSKKVGVSEDKIVRLGKEDNFWEIGVGPCGPCSEIYFDRGEKYGCGKADCKPGCDCDRYVEFWNHVFTQFDKDEAGNYNLLPNPNIDTGMGLERVACIMQDVDSIFEVDTMKYILDQACQITSSTYNKDEATNISLRIITDHIRSVTFMVSDGILPSNEGRGYVLRRLLRRAARHGKILGVQKSFLYQLVDAVIKMYGEMYTELQEKEDYIKRVIQVEEERFQETIDQGLDILNEYIKNLQTAKESTLTGELAFKLYDTYGFPLDLTKEILEEKGLQVDLQGFEEEMTKQRERARQARGTGDTEGWKEDVFSSLSMDITTNFKGYEETKNTGKVLAIVKENAIVDTAKEGEEIIVILDETTFYGEGGGQIGDVGVIYNEVFQGIVTDTKKGINNRIHQAVTIKAGTLKVGDVITTEVEEKTRKNTARNHTATHLLHKALKEVVGEHVQQAGSFVTSERLRFDFTHFEGLKTEEIKEIEEKINQQIMAGLQVGVLETTPKEAKAMGAEALFGEKYGETVRVVKVGDYSIELCGGTHIKNSSEIGMFFILSEGGVASGVRRIEAVTGAEAYRFVKNQQNTLQKAAELLKTSPSNMVSRLETFVVETKEKDREISRLKAQLATGAVDELLEKVKIIQDTKVIVTKVDVEGVEDLRKLGDTLKEKIQSGVVLLASEAEGKVSFVATATKDLLGKGVHAGNLVKEAAKITGGGGGGRPDMAQAGGKNPEKIKEALEAVEELLKKQLNG from the coding sequence GTGGAAAAAAAAGGTTTAAACGAAATTAGACAACTGTTTTTAGATTTTTTTAAATCAAAGGATCATCTAGTAAGATCTAGTTATCCATTAGTACCTCAGAATGATAAAAGTTTGTTATTAATTAATGCAGGAATGGCACCTTTAAAACCATATTTTGCTGGAACAGAGGTCCCTCCTAATAAAAGAATGGCAACTTGTCAAAAGTGTATTCGTACAGGAGACATAGAAAATGTGGGACATACAGCACGACATGCTACCTTTTTTGAAATGTTAGGAAACTTTTCCTTTGGAGATTACTTTAAAGAGGAATCTATCTTATGGGGTTGGGAATTTGTTATCCAGCATCTAAAAATGCCAGAAGACAAACTATGGGCTTCTGTCTACTTGGATGATGATGAAGCTTATGAGATATGGAGTAAAAAAGTAGGAGTTTCAGAAGATAAAATTGTTAGACTAGGAAAAGAAGATAACTTTTGGGAAATCGGCGTAGGTCCCTGTGGTCCATGCTCAGAAATTTATTTTGATCGTGGGGAAAAGTATGGCTGTGGTAAAGCAGACTGTAAACCGGGTTGCGACTGTGACCGTTACGTTGAATTTTGGAATCATGTATTTACACAGTTTGATAAAGACGAGGCAGGCAACTATAATCTTCTACCTAATCCAAATATCGATACAGGTATGGGGCTGGAGAGAGTAGCTTGTATTATGCAGGATGTGGATTCTATCTTTGAAGTAGATACCATGAAATATATACTAGATCAGGCTTGCCAAATTACATCATCAACATACAATAAAGACGAAGCAACAAACATATCTCTTCGTATTATTACAGACCATATCCGTTCTGTTACCTTTATGGTGAGTGATGGTATTTTGCCAAGCAATGAAGGTAGAGGTTATGTTTTAAGAAGGTTATTAAGAAGAGCAGCACGACATGGAAAAATACTTGGTGTACAAAAAAGTTTCTTATATCAATTAGTGGATGCTGTAATAAAGATGTATGGTGAAATGTACACAGAACTACAAGAAAAAGAAGATTATATTAAGAGAGTAATCCAAGTAGAGGAAGAACGTTTTCAGGAAACGATTGATCAAGGTTTAGATATTTTAAATGAATATATCAAAAATCTACAAACGGCAAAAGAAAGTACATTAACAGGGGAACTGGCCTTCAAACTCTATGACACTTATGGATTTCCGCTAGACTTGACCAAAGAAATTTTAGAAGAAAAAGGATTACAGGTAGACCTTCAGGGCTTTGAAGAAGAAATGACAAAACAAAGAGAACGAGCTAGACAAGCTAGAGGCACAGGAGATACAGAGGGCTGGAAGGAAGATGTTTTTTCAAGCCTTAGCATGGATATTACTACAAACTTCAAAGGCTATGAAGAAACCAAAAATACAGGGAAAGTGTTAGCGATCGTTAAGGAAAATGCTATTGTAGATACTGCAAAAGAGGGAGAGGAAATTATTGTCATCCTAGATGAAACCACTTTTTACGGAGAAGGTGGAGGACAAATAGGGGACGTAGGTGTCATCTATAATGAGGTGTTTCAAGGCATCGTAACCGACACAAAAAAAGGAATCAATAATAGAATTCATCAAGCAGTCACCATCAAGGCAGGAACCTTGAAGGTGGGGGATGTGATCACTACAGAAGTAGAAGAAAAAACCAGAAAAAATACCGCTAGAAATCATACCGCAACCCATTTGTTACATAAGGCACTAAAGGAAGTAGTGGGGGAACATGTACAACAGGCAGGGTCCTTTGTGACATCAGAAAGACTAAGGTTTGACTTTACTCACTTTGAAGGTCTAAAAACTGAGGAAATAAAAGAAATAGAAGAAAAAATCAACCAACAAATCATGGCTGGATTACAAGTCGGCGTTTTAGAAACCACTCCTAAAGAAGCAAAAGCAATGGGAGCAGAAGCTTTGTTTGGAGAAAAATATGGTGAAACCGTAAGGGTTGTGAAGGTAGGAGACTACAGCATCGAATTATGTGGAGGTACCCACATAAAAAACAGCAGTGAGATAGGCATGTTCTTCATCCTCAGTGAGGGGGGCGTGGCCTCTGGTGTAAGAAGAATAGAGGCAGTTACTGGTGCAGAGGCATATAGATTTGTTAAAAACCAGCAAAACACCCTACAAAAAGCTGCTGAGTTGTTGAAAACCTCACCAAGTAATATGGTTAGCCGTCTAGAGACCTTTGTTGTAGAGACCAAAGAAAAAGATCGTGAAATCAGTAGGTTAAAGGCACAATTAGCTACAGGAGCTGTAGATGAGCTGTTGGAAAAGGTAAAAATTATCCAAGATACAAAAGTAATTGTTACTAAGGTAGATGTTGAAGGCGTAGAAGATTTAAGAAAGTTAGGAGATACCTTAAAAGAAAAAATACAGTCAGGGGTTGTTTTACTAGCTTCTGAAGCAGAAGGTAAGGTAAGCTTTGTAGCTACTGCTACAAAGGATCTTTTAGGTAAAGGGGTACATGCAGGAAACCTTGTGAAGGAGGCGGCAAAAATCACCGGTGGTGGTGGTGGTGGAAGACCTGATATGGCTCAAGCTGGCGGTAAGAATCCAGAAAAAATAAAAGAAGCATTAGAAGCAGTAGAAGAATTATTAAAAAAGCAATTAAATGGATAA